In Papaver somniferum cultivar HN1 chromosome 1, ASM357369v1, whole genome shotgun sequence, a genomic segment contains:
- the LOC113319132 gene encoding putative disease resistance protein RGA3, which produces METVVATVFVSPIVKLLITKMSNYCSGEIALVRGFKDKLEKLSETLELIEAVLGDAEKRQIENDRLVRLWLKKLKDVAHDADDILDELQCEDLGLKLENERNILRLFPPKQFGFGYKNKMAHKIKDVNRKLDEITQVMEKFKFLNQLGTTSGRHITVMNEKRSETSSDVNDSSAIVGRIDDISKILDLLKQESDSVVRISGMGGIGKTTLAQLVLKELAVNNEDYFKLKIWVSVSQKSDAKEIFCDLLESNKETTSSLETIKNRLKEKLKGKCLIVLDDVWIKNGNRGIDVEQLLKDILSMSGNGSKILMTMRSAEPIHPMKDCRYMIYQLQGLPENDCWSIFENMAFAHGGENWECKDPDLISIGKQIARKCGGIPLVAKTLGGLLYSKKDKSEWLSILNSQIWNLPAGENKIMSILKLSYDHLSPYVKRCFSYCSIFPKGHYFMKKELIRMWMAEGFLISPWEANSSNASPVTVGNDYFKNLLLNSFFQDEHRNKWGDIKSCRMHDLVHDLAILIAGSESQTVMVSSKEDDQEVNMQCDKFRHLGLQVLDKDVSAIPSEIYEASNVRTFVSFCPLDYEIQGNGAWAKKIFSLSLLRVLNLSHTGVEELPQSISKLKHLRYLDISHTRIHTFPASFRQLYNLQTLILTGCNLKELPKDMRKLIGLEYLVFSDRPDVYNQTPREVSRFSKLKKLSVFVVGIGKGYGIEELERLNLLGGKLIITNLERVTDARKANLKGKKDIIHLHLRWDSAICNTSDKCNKDNVVLKGLQPHPNLKELTILYFGGSEFPAWMMSTSLHLPNLVNITLYDCVNCEHLPALGRLQSLRSLYMERMGAIKQIGGEFYQSNGAASFPSLVKLYLRSFYNLEEWLGDQQSSTSSFPCLESLKILDCNQLLTTPTSFRSLKKLDFEIKLISSSHLTSLPLKLIRGGNNVLQTLVVRDCKEFAGFLPDDEEQQHRQPDDTSNNFLSKIEILRCPSLTFFPADLRGFISLTYLAIEGCESLKSLPDGIQYLPALQTLIIGGFSEDLISFPFPAATGSDGEQYFISLRELKICGWPTLLDDVLPDQLQLLTSLELLSIKDFPCLLGLPEWFGELSSLQTLGIECCSRLKYLPSEEQMLRLTSLEVLNIRDCPLLLKRCCRCCGKEEWHKVARLKQVGRSSPLVDDEITRDAAMNEELLERRRSGIFANQFKEKCWIDISGRYCFMLFPRSLYIEWGQDTRYWRWLSKIEPSASGDGEIEVPSLIQVSWLHVEGKIDMSKLNPGVNYEVVFVVMMFEEWSCGWGTPVNLWLVLPNGQKLVQKVSLETMPKSKWIEIHVGDFETPQQPGDEERIVHFMMFEHVDQLWKRGFVIEGAIVRPKK; this is translated from the exons ATGGAGACAGTTGTGGCTACAGTTTTTGTATCCCCTATAGTCAAGTTATTAATCACCAAAATGTCAAATTATTGTTCCGGCGAGATTGCTCTTGTCAGGGGTTTCAAGGATAAACTGGAAAAGCTTTCTGAGACATTGGAGctaattgaagctgtgttgggcGATGCTGAGAAGCGACAAATAGAAAATGATCGGTTAGTGAGACTCTGGTTGAAAAAACTCAAAGATGTCGCTCATGATGCTGACGACATTTTGGACGAACTTCAATGTGAAGATCTTGGGCTTAAATTGGAAAATGAGAGAAACATCTTGCGATTATTTCCCCCGAAGCAATTTGGATTTGGATATAAGAATAAGATGGCTCATAAAATTAAAGATGTCAATAGAAAGTTGGATGAAATCACACAAGTTATGGAGAAATTCAAATTCCTTAATCAGCTGGGTACTACTTCTGGTCGTCATATTACTGTAATGAATGAGAAAAGATCAGAAACATCTTCGGATGTTAATGATTCGTCTGCTATTGTGGGAAGGATAGATGATATATCAAAAATATTAGATTTATTAAAACAAGAAAGTGATTCTGTTGTTCGCATTTCTGGTATGGGAGGGATTGGCAAGACCACACTTGCTCAATTGGTGTTGAAGGAACTAGCTGTTAATAACGAAGATTATTTTAAACTCAAAATTTGGGTTTCTGTTTCCCAAAAATCAGACGCCAAGGAGATATTCTGTGACCTCTTGGAATCCAATAAAGAAACCACATCAAGCTTGGAGACCATCAAAAATCGcctgaaagagaaactcaagggGAAATGCCTGATAGTACTTGATGATGTATGGATAAAAAATGGCAACCGTGGCATCGATGTAGAGCAGTTGCTAAAAGATATTTTGTCTATGAGTGGCAATGGAAGTAAGATTCTTATGACTATGCGAAGTGCTGAACCCATCCATCCGATGAAGGATTGTCGATACATGATCTACCAATTACAAGGTCTACCCGAAAATGATTGTTGGTCTATTTTTGAGAATATGGCATTTGCGCATGGAGGTGAAAATTGGGAATGCAAGGACCCAGATCTGATCAGCATAGGGAAGCAAATTGCGAGAAAGTGTGGAGGTATTCCTCTAGTTGCAAAGACTCTCGGGGGTTTGCTCTACTCTAAAAAAGATAAGTCAGAATGGTTATCTATCTTAAACAGCCAAATTTGGAATCTCCCAGCCGGCGAAAATAAGATCATGTCGATATTGAAGTTGAGTTACGATCACTTATCACCATATGTGAAACGATGCTTTTCGTATTGTTCAATTTTTCCCAAGGGTCATTATTTTATGAAGAAAGAACTTATCAGAATGTGGATGGCAGAAGGATTCCTTATCAGTCCCTGGGAAGCAAATTCCTCAAATGCATCTCCAGTAACTGTAGGTAACGATTACTTCAAAAACTTGTTGCTCAACTCTTTTTTCCAGGATGAGCATAGgaacaaatggggggatatcaagtCATGCAGAATGCATGATCTTGTGCACGATCTTGCAATATTAATTGCTGGGAGTGAATCTCAGACTGTGATGGTAAGTAGTAAAGAAGATGATCAAGAAGTTAATATGCAATGTGATAAATTTCGTCACTTAGGGTTACAAGTGCTTGATAAAGATGTCTCAGCAATCCCCTCGGAGATTTATGAAGCCTCCAATGTGCGAACATTTGTTTCTTTTTGTCCCCTCGACTATGAAATCCAAGGTAATGGTGCCTGGGCCAAGAAAATCTTCAGCTTGAGTTTGCTAAGGGTTTTAAATCTAAGTCACACAGGAGTTGAAGAGTTGCCTCAATCAATTTCCAAATTAAAGCACCTTCGGTATCTTGATATCTCACATACTAGAATTCATACTTTCCCTGCTTCTTTCCGTCAGCTCTACAATTTACAAACTTTGATCCTCACAGGATGTAATTTAAAAGAGCTTCCCAAAGACATGAGAAAGCTGATCGGTTTGGAATATCTCGTATTCAGTGATAGACCTGATGTGTACAATCAAACGCCAAGAGAAGTAAGCAGATTCAGTAAGCTTAAGAAATTATCCGTATTCGTTGTGGGAATAGGCAAAGGTTATGGTATAGAAGAATTGGAACGTCTAAATCTCCTTGGAGGTAAACTGATTATTACAAATTTGGAAAGGGTAACAGATGCAAGGAAAGCAAATTTGAAGGGGAAGAAGGATATTATACACTTACACCTACGTTGGGATTCAGCGATTTGTAATACTTCTGATAAATGCAACAAAGATAATGTGGTGCTGAAGGGCCTCCAACCTCACCCAAATCTAAAAGAGTTAACAATATTGTATTTTGGTGGTTCAGAGTTCCCAGCATGGATGATGAGTACTTCCCTGCATCTTCCAAATTTGGTAAATATTACTCTATATGATTGTGTTAATTGTGAGCATCTTCCTGCACTTGGACGACTACAATCACTTAGATCTCTTTATATGGAAAGAATGGGAGCAATCAAACAAATTGGTGGTGAGTTCTATCAAAGCAATGGAGCAGCATCATTCCCTTCTTTGGTAAAGCTTTATTTACGTTCTTTTTACAATCTAGAAGAATGGTTAGGAGACCAGCAGTCATCAACATCTAGTTTCCCTTGCCTTGAATCGTTGAAGATCCTCGATTGCAATCAGTTATTAACCACACCAACAAGTTTCCGATCTCTCAAAAAGTTAGATTTTGAGATTAAGCTGATTAGTTCTTCCCACCTTACATCTCTACCTCTAAAATTGATTCGGGGAGGCAATAACGTTCTGCAGACTTTGGTGGTCCGTGATTGTAAAGAGTTTGCAGGCTTTCTTCCAGATGATGAGGAGCAACAACATCGTCAACCAGATGATACTTCTAACAACTTTCTTTCGAAGATAGAAATTTTGAGATGCCCTTCTTTAACGTTTTTTCCGGCAGACTTGAGGGGATTTATTTCTCTGACCTATTTGGCCATTGAAGGGTGTGAAAGTCTTAAATCATTGCCAGACGGTATACAATACCTCCCGGCACTTCAGACGCTGATCATTGGTGGATTTTCAGAAGACTTGATATCTTTTCCATTTCCAGCAGCCACCGGATCTGATGGTGAACAATACTTCATTTCCCTCCGTGAATTAAAGATATGCGGGTGGCCTACTCTACTGGATGATGTGTTGCCAGACCAACTTCAACTCCTCACTTCATTAGAGCTTCTCAGTATAAAAGATTTCCCTTGTCTGTTGGGTTTGCCTGAGTGGTTTGGCGAATTATCTTCCCTTCAAACCTTGGGAATAGAATGTTGCAGCAGGCTGAAGTATCTTCCTTCTGAAGAACAGATGCTACGCCTAACCTCCCTAGAAGTCTTAAACATCAGGGATTGTCCACTATTGCTCAAAAGATGTTGCCGTTGTTGTGGCAAAGAAGAATGGCATAAGGTTGCACGTCTCAAACAAG TTGGCAGATCATCTCCCCTAGTGGATGACGAAATTACACGGGATGCAGCCATGAACGAAGAGCTCCTTGAGCGTAGGAGGTCTGGGATCTTCGCAAATCAATTCAAAGAG AAATGCTGGATTGACATTTCTGGCCGCTACTGCTTCATGTTGTTTCCAAGGAGTTTATATATCGAATGGGGGCAGGACACACGTTACTGGAGATGGCTTTCAAAAATAGAGCCATCAGCAAG TGGCGATGGGGAGATTGAAGTTCCTAGTCTAATACAGGTGTCTTGGCTGCACGTGGAGGGGAAAATAGACATGTCAAAACTCAACCCTGGAGTAAATTATGAGGTCGTATTTGTAGTGATGATGTTTGAAGAATGGAGCTGCGGATGGGGCACTCCTGTGAACCTTTGGCTAGTACTCCCAAATGGACAAAAACTTGTTCAGAAAGTGAGCTTGGAAACCATGCCGAAATCAAAGTGGATCGAGATTCACGTTGGAGACTTTGAAACACCGCAACAGCCTGGTGACGAAGAAAGAATCGTTCACTTTATGATGTTTGAACACGTAGATCAGTTGTGGAAAAGAGGATTTGTAATCGAAGGTGCCATTGTTCGacctaagaaataa